One part of the Xiphophorus maculatus strain JP 163 A chromosome 1, X_maculatus-5.0-male, whole genome shotgun sequence genome encodes these proteins:
- the gripap1 gene encoding GRIP1-associated protein 1 isoform X3, with the protein MAASQALSEEEFHRMQAQLLELRTQNYQLSDDLRKNSAELNAVRLKLSVLERDLVKAQKALNKSKKAQEVEALLSENEMLQGKLHSQEDDFRLQNSTLMAELSKLCTQIEQLETENRRLQEGGGASGPPADSAHGPADGELLRLQAENAALHKKLRALQERFDGELQRPPVAHGDQSIATETDGPAGTNGVSDVAGGGAGAGPEGTNQREEQTESGLQQSEQQRHELQMEMELNTQTEEKRLLREQLLALEASRLADVSRLQDDIIKLTDKIKKKQESFQRLQTEKEGLYNDSRTKIDEINQRREEEVKAANLRLQKLQSDLTAANQVAVELKEQLESKETQHQAALQALKDQIQTSKTQELNLLREQQEALAVELQQRRAEQEGLLAQRDDLSSQLQESSFANRKLLEQLTEETQEKEQLLAELEEARKTAEKRKTMLDDMASQLNQVKSDHKEALSDLRLLHEKEVLGVRARYEKELRVLHEEKNRSEEEIRQQLKEEKGRTRELQGLQQQLEDLQQQLQAMEGTRGWFERRLKEAEENLEMNGKRHRQEVQTLQEEHGQQLQEKRAEMEGWKQRLVEVEKERDEDRETIRKLRQELKDTVDGQRILEKKGSSALKDLKRQLQLERRRADKLQERLQDILTNSRTRTGLEELVLSEISSPSRTQQTGDSSSVSSFSYRDVMKEAQPANQNRSGAGSPQSQRPAELSDDEVGELFQRLAEVQQEKWMLEEKVKHLEVSCSSMAEDICRKSAIIETYVMDSRRDVSGGALAAHGGSQGDRGGLGSVLRDLVKPGDENLREMNKKLQNMLEEQLTKNMHLQKDLELLSQELVRLSKEGGPGVSGTAGSG; encoded by the exons ATGGCGGCGTCGCAGGCTCTGTCCGAGGAGGAGTTCCACCGGATGCAG gctCAGCTGCTGGAGCTGCGGACTCAGAACTACCAGCTGTCTGATGACCTCAGGAAGAACTCTGCAG AGCTGAACGCTGTCCGCCTGAAGCTCAGCGTTCTGGAGAGAGACCTAGTCAAAGCTCAGAAG gctTTAAACAAGAGTAAAAAGGCTCAG GAGGTGGAGGCTCTGCTGAGTGAGAACGAGATGCTGCAGGGGAAGCTGCACAGCCAGGAGGACGACTTCCGGCTGCAGAACAGCACGCTGATGGCCGAGCTGTCCAAG CTCTGCACGCAGATCGAGCAGCTGGAGACGGAGAACCGGCGCCTGCaggaagggggcggagcctctgGGCCCCCTGCTGACTCCGCACACGGCCCCGCGGACGGAGAGCTGCTGCGGCTGCAGGCCGAAAACGCCGCGCTGCACAAGAAGCTAAGGG CTCTCCAAGAGCGTTTCGATGGGGAGCTGCAGAGGCCGCCTGTTGCCCACGGCGACCAGAGCATTGCCACGGAGACAGATGGGCCAGCTGGCACCAACGGAGTCTCTGATGTGGCAGGGGGCGGGGCGGGGGCGGGGCCAGAGGGAACCAATCAGAGAGAGGAACAG ACTGAGAGCGGCCTGCAGCAGTCAGAGCAGCAGCGTCACG AGCTGCAGATGGAGATGGAGCTGAACACACAGACAGAGGAGAAGAGGCTGCTGAGGGAGCAGCTGCTGGCCCTGGAG GCGTCCCGGTTGGCTGACGTCTCCAGGCTGCAGGATGACATCATCAAG ctgACGGACAAGATCAAGAAGAAGCAGGAGAG CTTCCAGCGCCTGCAGACGGAGAAGGAGGGTCTGTACAACGACAGCAG GACGAAGATCGACGAGATCaaccagaggagagaagaagaagtgaaGGCGGCCAACCTGCGGCTGCAGAAGCTGCAGTCAGACCtgacagcagccaatcag GTGGCAGTGGAGCTGAAGGAGCAGCTGGAGAGCAAAGAGACGCAGCACCAGGCGGCTCTGCAGGCCCTGAAGGACCAG ATCCAGACTTCCAAGACGCAGGAGCTGAACCTGCTGAGggagcagcaggaggcgctggcggtggagctgcagcagaggaggGCGGAGCAGGAGGGCCTGCTGGCCCAGAGGGACGACCTCAGCTCCCAGCTGCAG GAGTCCAGCTTCGccaacaggaagctgctggagcAGCTGACGGAGGAGACGCAGGAGAAGGAGCAGCTGCTGGCGGAGCTGGAGGAGGCCAGGAAG ACGGCGGAGAAGCGGAAGACCATGTTGGACGATATGGCGTCTCAGCTGAACCAGGTGAAGTCTGACCATAAGGAGGCGCTGTCTGACCTCAGGCTGCTGCATGAGAAGGAG GTCCTCGGCGTGAGAGCTCGCTATGAGAAGGAACTGCGGGTTCTCCATGAGGAGAAGAACCGCTCCGAGGAGGAGATCCGGCAACAGCTCAAGGAggagaag GGCCGGACCAGAGAGCTGCAgggcctgcagcagcagctggaggacctgcagcagcagctccaggccATGGAGGGAACCAGGGGCTGGTTCGAGAGGCGGCTGAAGGAGGCCGAG GAGAACCTGGAGATGAATGGCAAGCGGCACCGGCAGGAAGTCCAGACGCTGCAGGAGGAACACGGCCAGCAGCTGCAG GAGAAACGAGCTGAGATGGAGGGATGGAAGCAGCGGCTGGTGGAggtggagaaagagagagatgaaGACAGAGAGACGATCAGGAAGCTCAGACAG GAGCTGAAGGACACGGTGGACGGCCAGCGGATCCTGGAGAAGAAGGGCAGCTCTGCG ctgaaggacCTGAAGcggcagctgcagctggagaggAGGCGGGCCGACAAGCTGCAGGAGCGGCTGCAGGACATCCTGACCAACAGCAGGACCAGGACAG GTCTGGAGGAGCTGGTCCTGTCTGAGATCAGCAGTCCCAGCCGGACTCAGCAGACCGGAGACTCGTCCTCCGTGTCCTCGTTCTCCTACAGAGACGTGATGAAGGAGGCGCAGCCGGCCAACCAGAACAGG TCCGGCGCCGGCAGCCCGCAGTCACAGCGACCCGCCGAGCTTTCTGATGACGAGGTCGGGGAACTGTTCCAGCGGCTGGCCGAGGTCCAACAGGAGAAATGGATGCTGGAGGAGAAG GTGAAGCACCTGGAGGTGAGCTGCTCGTCGATGGCCGAGGACATCTGCAGGAAGAGCGCAATCATCGAGACCTATGTGATGGACAGCCGCAGAG ACGTGTCGGGCGGCGCATTGGCAGCACACGGAGGCTCCCAGGGAGACAGAGGAGGTTTGGGCTCGGTGCTCAGAGATCTGGTGAAACCCGGAGACGAGAACCTGAGGGAGATGAACAAGAAGCTGCAGAACAtgctggaggagcagctgacCAAGAATATGCACTTGCAGAAG GACCTGGAACTACTGTCCCAGGAATTAGTCCGGCTCAGTAAAGAGGGCGGTCCGGGTGTTAGCGGCACCGCCGGTTCTGGATGA
- the gripap1 gene encoding GRIP1-associated protein 1 isoform X1 produces the protein MAASQALSEEEFHRMQAQLLELRTQNYQLSDDLRKNSAELNAVRLKLSVLERDLVKAQKALNKSKKAQEVEALLSENEMLQGKLHSQEDDFRLQNSTLMAELSKLCTQIEQLETENRRLQEGGGASGPPADSAHGPADGELLRLQAENAALHKKLRALQERFDGELQRPPVAHGDQSIATETDGPAGTNGVSDVAGGGAGAGPEGTNQREEQTESGLQQSEQQRHELQMEMELNTQTEEKRLLREQLLALEASRLADVSRLQDDIIKLTDKIKKKQESFQRLQTEKEGLYNDSRTKIDEINQRREEEVKAANLRLQKLQSDLTAANQVAVELKEQLESKETQHQAALQALKDQAANQSALSQEQVDGVLQENEALRTNLAALEQIQTSKTQELNLLREQQEALAVELQQRRAEQEGLLAQRDDLSSQLQESSFANRKLLEQLTEETQEKEQLLAELEEARKTAEKRKTMLDDMASQLNQVKSDHKEALSDLRLLHEKEVLGVRARYEKELRVLHEEKNRSEEEIRQQLKEEKGRTRELQGLQQQLEDLQQQLQAMEGTRGWFERRLKEAEENLEMNGKRHRQEVQTLQEEHGQQLQEKRAEMEGWKQRLVEVEKERDEDRETIRKLRQELKDTVDGQRILEKKGSSALKDLKRQLQLERRRADKLQERLQDILTNSRTRTGLEELVLSEISSPSRTQQTGDSSSVSSFSYRDVMKEAQPANQNRSGAGSPQSQRPAELSDDEVGELFQRLAEVQQEKWMLEEKVKHLEVSCSSMAEDICRKSAIIETYVMDSRRDVSGGALAAHGGSQGDRGGLGSVLRDLVKPGDENLREMNKKLQNMLEEQLTKNMHLQKDLELLSQELVRLSKEGGPGVSGTAGSG, from the exons ATGGCGGCGTCGCAGGCTCTGTCCGAGGAGGAGTTCCACCGGATGCAG gctCAGCTGCTGGAGCTGCGGACTCAGAACTACCAGCTGTCTGATGACCTCAGGAAGAACTCTGCAG AGCTGAACGCTGTCCGCCTGAAGCTCAGCGTTCTGGAGAGAGACCTAGTCAAAGCTCAGAAG gctTTAAACAAGAGTAAAAAGGCTCAG GAGGTGGAGGCTCTGCTGAGTGAGAACGAGATGCTGCAGGGGAAGCTGCACAGCCAGGAGGACGACTTCCGGCTGCAGAACAGCACGCTGATGGCCGAGCTGTCCAAG CTCTGCACGCAGATCGAGCAGCTGGAGACGGAGAACCGGCGCCTGCaggaagggggcggagcctctgGGCCCCCTGCTGACTCCGCACACGGCCCCGCGGACGGAGAGCTGCTGCGGCTGCAGGCCGAAAACGCCGCGCTGCACAAGAAGCTAAGGG CTCTCCAAGAGCGTTTCGATGGGGAGCTGCAGAGGCCGCCTGTTGCCCACGGCGACCAGAGCATTGCCACGGAGACAGATGGGCCAGCTGGCACCAACGGAGTCTCTGATGTGGCAGGGGGCGGGGCGGGGGCGGGGCCAGAGGGAACCAATCAGAGAGAGGAACAG ACTGAGAGCGGCCTGCAGCAGTCAGAGCAGCAGCGTCACG AGCTGCAGATGGAGATGGAGCTGAACACACAGACAGAGGAGAAGAGGCTGCTGAGGGAGCAGCTGCTGGCCCTGGAG GCGTCCCGGTTGGCTGACGTCTCCAGGCTGCAGGATGACATCATCAAG ctgACGGACAAGATCAAGAAGAAGCAGGAGAG CTTCCAGCGCCTGCAGACGGAGAAGGAGGGTCTGTACAACGACAGCAG GACGAAGATCGACGAGATCaaccagaggagagaagaagaagtgaaGGCGGCCAACCTGCGGCTGCAGAAGCTGCAGTCAGACCtgacagcagccaatcag GTGGCAGTGGAGCTGAAGGAGCAGCTGGAGAGCAAAGAGACGCAGCACCAGGCGGCTCTGCAGGCCCTGAAGGACCAG GCGGCCAATCAGAGCGCACTCAGTCAGGAGCAGGTGGACGGCGTCTTGCAGGAGAACGAAGCTCTGAGGACGAACCTGGCCGCTCTGGAACAG ATCCAGACTTCCAAGACGCAGGAGCTGAACCTGCTGAGggagcagcaggaggcgctggcggtggagctgcagcagaggaggGCGGAGCAGGAGGGCCTGCTGGCCCAGAGGGACGACCTCAGCTCCCAGCTGCAG GAGTCCAGCTTCGccaacaggaagctgctggagcAGCTGACGGAGGAGACGCAGGAGAAGGAGCAGCTGCTGGCGGAGCTGGAGGAGGCCAGGAAG ACGGCGGAGAAGCGGAAGACCATGTTGGACGATATGGCGTCTCAGCTGAACCAGGTGAAGTCTGACCATAAGGAGGCGCTGTCTGACCTCAGGCTGCTGCATGAGAAGGAG GTCCTCGGCGTGAGAGCTCGCTATGAGAAGGAACTGCGGGTTCTCCATGAGGAGAAGAACCGCTCCGAGGAGGAGATCCGGCAACAGCTCAAGGAggagaag GGCCGGACCAGAGAGCTGCAgggcctgcagcagcagctggaggacctgcagcagcagctccaggccATGGAGGGAACCAGGGGCTGGTTCGAGAGGCGGCTGAAGGAGGCCGAG GAGAACCTGGAGATGAATGGCAAGCGGCACCGGCAGGAAGTCCAGACGCTGCAGGAGGAACACGGCCAGCAGCTGCAG GAGAAACGAGCTGAGATGGAGGGATGGAAGCAGCGGCTGGTGGAggtggagaaagagagagatgaaGACAGAGAGACGATCAGGAAGCTCAGACAG GAGCTGAAGGACACGGTGGACGGCCAGCGGATCCTGGAGAAGAAGGGCAGCTCTGCG ctgaaggacCTGAAGcggcagctgcagctggagaggAGGCGGGCCGACAAGCTGCAGGAGCGGCTGCAGGACATCCTGACCAACAGCAGGACCAGGACAG GTCTGGAGGAGCTGGTCCTGTCTGAGATCAGCAGTCCCAGCCGGACTCAGCAGACCGGAGACTCGTCCTCCGTGTCCTCGTTCTCCTACAGAGACGTGATGAAGGAGGCGCAGCCGGCCAACCAGAACAGG TCCGGCGCCGGCAGCCCGCAGTCACAGCGACCCGCCGAGCTTTCTGATGACGAGGTCGGGGAACTGTTCCAGCGGCTGGCCGAGGTCCAACAGGAGAAATGGATGCTGGAGGAGAAG GTGAAGCACCTGGAGGTGAGCTGCTCGTCGATGGCCGAGGACATCTGCAGGAAGAGCGCAATCATCGAGACCTATGTGATGGACAGCCGCAGAG ACGTGTCGGGCGGCGCATTGGCAGCACACGGAGGCTCCCAGGGAGACAGAGGAGGTTTGGGCTCGGTGCTCAGAGATCTGGTGAAACCCGGAGACGAGAACCTGAGGGAGATGAACAAGAAGCTGCAGAACAtgctggaggagcagctgacCAAGAATATGCACTTGCAGAAG GACCTGGAACTACTGTCCCAGGAATTAGTCCGGCTCAGTAAAGAGGGCGGTCCGGGTGTTAGCGGCACCGCCGGTTCTGGATGA
- the gripap1 gene encoding GRIP1-associated protein 1 isoform X2, whose product MSRTEEAQLLELRTQNYQLSDDLRKNSAELNAVRLKLSVLERDLVKAQKALNKSKKAQEVEALLSENEMLQGKLHSQEDDFRLQNSTLMAELSKLCTQIEQLETENRRLQEGGGASGPPADSAHGPADGELLRLQAENAALHKKLRALQERFDGELQRPPVAHGDQSIATETDGPAGTNGVSDVAGGGAGAGPEGTNQREEQTESGLQQSEQQRHELQMEMELNTQTEEKRLLREQLLALEASRLADVSRLQDDIIKLTDKIKKKQESFQRLQTEKEGLYNDSRTKIDEINQRREEEVKAANLRLQKLQSDLTAANQVAVELKEQLESKETQHQAALQALKDQAANQSALSQEQVDGVLQENEALRTNLAALEQIQTSKTQELNLLREQQEALAVELQQRRAEQEGLLAQRDDLSSQLQESSFANRKLLEQLTEETQEKEQLLAELEEARKTAEKRKTMLDDMASQLNQVKSDHKEALSDLRLLHEKEVLGVRARYEKELRVLHEEKNRSEEEIRQQLKEEKGRTRELQGLQQQLEDLQQQLQAMEGTRGWFERRLKEAEENLEMNGKRHRQEVQTLQEEHGQQLQEKRAEMEGWKQRLVEVEKERDEDRETIRKLRQELKDTVDGQRILEKKGSSALKDLKRQLQLERRRADKLQERLQDILTNSRTRTGLEELVLSEISSPSRTQQTGDSSSVSSFSYRDVMKEAQPANQNRSGAGSPQSQRPAELSDDEVGELFQRLAEVQQEKWMLEEKVKHLEVSCSSMAEDICRKSAIIETYVMDSRRDVSGGALAAHGGSQGDRGGLGSVLRDLVKPGDENLREMNKKLQNMLEEQLTKNMHLQKDLELLSQELVRLSKEGGPGVSGTAGSG is encoded by the exons ATGAGCCGGACCGAGGAG gctCAGCTGCTGGAGCTGCGGACTCAGAACTACCAGCTGTCTGATGACCTCAGGAAGAACTCTGCAG AGCTGAACGCTGTCCGCCTGAAGCTCAGCGTTCTGGAGAGAGACCTAGTCAAAGCTCAGAAG gctTTAAACAAGAGTAAAAAGGCTCAG GAGGTGGAGGCTCTGCTGAGTGAGAACGAGATGCTGCAGGGGAAGCTGCACAGCCAGGAGGACGACTTCCGGCTGCAGAACAGCACGCTGATGGCCGAGCTGTCCAAG CTCTGCACGCAGATCGAGCAGCTGGAGACGGAGAACCGGCGCCTGCaggaagggggcggagcctctgGGCCCCCTGCTGACTCCGCACACGGCCCCGCGGACGGAGAGCTGCTGCGGCTGCAGGCCGAAAACGCCGCGCTGCACAAGAAGCTAAGGG CTCTCCAAGAGCGTTTCGATGGGGAGCTGCAGAGGCCGCCTGTTGCCCACGGCGACCAGAGCATTGCCACGGAGACAGATGGGCCAGCTGGCACCAACGGAGTCTCTGATGTGGCAGGGGGCGGGGCGGGGGCGGGGCCAGAGGGAACCAATCAGAGAGAGGAACAG ACTGAGAGCGGCCTGCAGCAGTCAGAGCAGCAGCGTCACG AGCTGCAGATGGAGATGGAGCTGAACACACAGACAGAGGAGAAGAGGCTGCTGAGGGAGCAGCTGCTGGCCCTGGAG GCGTCCCGGTTGGCTGACGTCTCCAGGCTGCAGGATGACATCATCAAG ctgACGGACAAGATCAAGAAGAAGCAGGAGAG CTTCCAGCGCCTGCAGACGGAGAAGGAGGGTCTGTACAACGACAGCAG GACGAAGATCGACGAGATCaaccagaggagagaagaagaagtgaaGGCGGCCAACCTGCGGCTGCAGAAGCTGCAGTCAGACCtgacagcagccaatcag GTGGCAGTGGAGCTGAAGGAGCAGCTGGAGAGCAAAGAGACGCAGCACCAGGCGGCTCTGCAGGCCCTGAAGGACCAG GCGGCCAATCAGAGCGCACTCAGTCAGGAGCAGGTGGACGGCGTCTTGCAGGAGAACGAAGCTCTGAGGACGAACCTGGCCGCTCTGGAACAG ATCCAGACTTCCAAGACGCAGGAGCTGAACCTGCTGAGggagcagcaggaggcgctggcggtggagctgcagcagaggaggGCGGAGCAGGAGGGCCTGCTGGCCCAGAGGGACGACCTCAGCTCCCAGCTGCAG GAGTCCAGCTTCGccaacaggaagctgctggagcAGCTGACGGAGGAGACGCAGGAGAAGGAGCAGCTGCTGGCGGAGCTGGAGGAGGCCAGGAAG ACGGCGGAGAAGCGGAAGACCATGTTGGACGATATGGCGTCTCAGCTGAACCAGGTGAAGTCTGACCATAAGGAGGCGCTGTCTGACCTCAGGCTGCTGCATGAGAAGGAG GTCCTCGGCGTGAGAGCTCGCTATGAGAAGGAACTGCGGGTTCTCCATGAGGAGAAGAACCGCTCCGAGGAGGAGATCCGGCAACAGCTCAAGGAggagaag GGCCGGACCAGAGAGCTGCAgggcctgcagcagcagctggaggacctgcagcagcagctccaggccATGGAGGGAACCAGGGGCTGGTTCGAGAGGCGGCTGAAGGAGGCCGAG GAGAACCTGGAGATGAATGGCAAGCGGCACCGGCAGGAAGTCCAGACGCTGCAGGAGGAACACGGCCAGCAGCTGCAG GAGAAACGAGCTGAGATGGAGGGATGGAAGCAGCGGCTGGTGGAggtggagaaagagagagatgaaGACAGAGAGACGATCAGGAAGCTCAGACAG GAGCTGAAGGACACGGTGGACGGCCAGCGGATCCTGGAGAAGAAGGGCAGCTCTGCG ctgaaggacCTGAAGcggcagctgcagctggagaggAGGCGGGCCGACAAGCTGCAGGAGCGGCTGCAGGACATCCTGACCAACAGCAGGACCAGGACAG GTCTGGAGGAGCTGGTCCTGTCTGAGATCAGCAGTCCCAGCCGGACTCAGCAGACCGGAGACTCGTCCTCCGTGTCCTCGTTCTCCTACAGAGACGTGATGAAGGAGGCGCAGCCGGCCAACCAGAACAGG TCCGGCGCCGGCAGCCCGCAGTCACAGCGACCCGCCGAGCTTTCTGATGACGAGGTCGGGGAACTGTTCCAGCGGCTGGCCGAGGTCCAACAGGAGAAATGGATGCTGGAGGAGAAG GTGAAGCACCTGGAGGTGAGCTGCTCGTCGATGGCCGAGGACATCTGCAGGAAGAGCGCAATCATCGAGACCTATGTGATGGACAGCCGCAGAG ACGTGTCGGGCGGCGCATTGGCAGCACACGGAGGCTCCCAGGGAGACAGAGGAGGTTTGGGCTCGGTGCTCAGAGATCTGGTGAAACCCGGAGACGAGAACCTGAGGGAGATGAACAAGAAGCTGCAGAACAtgctggaggagcagctgacCAAGAATATGCACTTGCAGAAG GACCTGGAACTACTGTCCCAGGAATTAGTCCGGCTCAGTAAAGAGGGCGGTCCGGGTGTTAGCGGCACCGCCGGTTCTGGATGA